A window of Sulfolobales archaeon genomic DNA:
AGAGCTCCAGACCCCTCCACACCGTTCTCAGAAACCCTATATCTATCTAGGATCACAACTAAGCCCGTCTCCTTATAGACCTTCACATTAGCTGGGTTTATGTTTAGCCTCTGAACAACTATGTTGAAGAACTCCTCAGGATCGAATATAGGTGTCTCCTCAACAATTATCTCAGAGATCCTCGA
This region includes:
- a CDS encoding Lsm family RNA-binding protein; amino-acid sequence: SRISEIIVEETPIFDPEEFFNIVVQRLNINPANVKVYKETGLVVILDRYRVSENGVEGSGALANKIYDLWQEYMESKKSKRG